A window of the Oncorhynchus kisutch isolate 150728-3 linkage group LG12, Okis_V2, whole genome shotgun sequence genome harbors these coding sequences:
- the LOC116376464 gene encoding CASP-like protein 4A1, with protein MKTFSMKIVVLLGFVMLLSIALAEHEHGHQHVIEKRSSSEERVRGPGPGPGRGFPNFLQQYNYLLLLQRLGLVPAPAAPAPAPAPSPAPAPAPAPAPAPAPAPAPAPAPVPAPAPAPAPAPAPAPAGR; from the exons ATGAAGACTTTCAGCATGAAGATTGTTGTTCTACTTGGATTTGTGATGCTTCTCTCTATTGCTTTG GCTGAGCATGAGCATGGCCATCAGCATGTCATTGAGAAGCGCTCTTCAAGTGAAGAG CGTGTCCGTGGCCCTGGCCCTGGCCCTGGCCGTGGCTTTCCAAACTTTCTGCAGCAGTACAACTACCTTCTGCTTCTGCAAAGACTTGGTCTTGTCCCAGCCCCTGCAgcaccagccccagccccagccccatccccagctccagccccagctccagctccagccccagctccagccccagctcctGCCCCAGCTcctgccccagtcccagccccagctccagccccagctccagctccagccccagctccagctgGTCGCTGA
- the LOC116376465 gene encoding large proline-rich protein BAG6-like: MKTFSMKIVVLLGFVMLLSIALAEHEHGHQHVIEKRSSSEERVRGPGPGRGFPNFLQQFGKLQQYQYQYQQYLLLLQRLGLVPAPAAPAPAPAPAPAPAPAPAPAPAPAPAPAPAPAPAPAGR, from the exons ATGAAGACTTTCAGCATGAAGATTGTTGTTCTACTTGGATTTGTGATGCTTCTCTCTATTGCTTTG GCTGAGCATGAGCATGGCCATCAGCATGTCATTGAGAAGCGCTCTTCAAGTGAAGAG CGTGTCCGTGGCCCTGGCCCTGGCCGTGGCTTTCCAAACTTTCTGCAGCAGTTTGGAAAGCTgcagcagtaccagtaccagtaccagcagTACCTTCTGCTTCTGCAAAGACTTGGTCTTGTCCCAGCCCCTGCAgcaccagccccagctccagccccagctccagccccagctcctGCCCCAGCTCCTGCCCCAGCTCCTGCCCCAGCTcctgccccagccccagccccagctccagctgGTCGCTGA
- the LOC116376467 gene encoding cyclin-dependent kinase inhibitor 1C-like — translation MMMKTVIFLGCLLGLSLALPADVDHLRVARSSSDSNSNSNSREAGSFLPSLPQLNSNQLLQLLLKLFAASVPAPAPAPAPAPAPAPAPAPAPAPAPAPAPVPAPAPAPAPAPAPAPAPAPGGR, via the exons ATGATGATGAAGACTGTAATCTTTCTGGGCTGCCTCCTGGGTCTGTCATTGGCTCTTCCT GCTGATGTGGATCACTTGAGAGTTGCACGTTCCAGCTCTGACTCCAACTCTAACTCAAACTCCAGGGAG GCTGGTTCCTTTCTGCCCTCCCTGCCACAGTTGAATTCAAATCAGCTACTTCAACTTCTACTTAAACTGTTTGCTGCCTCTGTCCCAGCAccagcccctgcccctgccccagcccctgcccctgcccctgcccctgcccctgcccctgcccctgcccctgccccagcCCCTGTCCCTGCCCCAGCACCTGCCCCTGCACCAGCCCCTGCAccagcccctgcccctgccccagGTGGACGTTAA